One stretch of Campylobacter sp. DNA includes these proteins:
- a CDS encoding dUTP diphosphatase — translation MENYKKVKEMFLMQQALNDETNGVGWEDGYTKNGKLINWKRCIYMECAELIDSFAWKHWKNISAAPDVNNIVIEVADIWHFVMSYILEQYYGSKDIDHIVSDVTAVSGFAEFSSYAYDVREYSIYEIVNDIELIIHETSGFELQIGELLTDFFRVAIKCGVSLDILFAKYIGKNVLNKFRQNNGYKEGSYRKIWGDLEDNEVLIEVLSKGAVSANEIYEQLQKIYDATK, via the coding sequence ATGGAAAATTATAAAAAAGTAAAAGAGATGTTTTTGATGCAGCAAGCCCTAAACGACGAAACAAATGGCGTGGGCTGGGAGGACGGCTATACAAAAAACGGCAAACTTATCAACTGGAAGCGCTGCATTTACATGGAATGCGCAGAGCTCATCGATAGCTTTGCGTGGAAGCATTGGAAAAATATCTCTGCAGCGCCGGATGTGAATAATATCGTCATCGAGGTCGCTGATATTTGGCACTTCGTAATGAGCTATATTTTAGAGCAATATTACGGCAGCAAAGACATCGATCACATCGTAAGCGATGTCACGGCAGTAAGCGGATTTGCGGAGTTTAGCTCCTACGCCTACGACGTGCGCGAATACAGCATCTACGAGATCGTAAACGACATCGAGCTCATAATCCACGAAACGAGCGGCTTTGAGCTGCAAATCGGCGAGCTACTGACCGATTTTTTTCGCGTGGCGATTAAATGCGGAGTGAGCTTAGACATACTTTTTGCCAAATATATCGGTAAAAACGTGCTAAATAAATTCCGCCAAAATAACGGCTACAAAGAGGGCAGCTACCGCAAAATCTGGGGAGACCTTGAAGATAACGAGGTGCTAATCGAGGTGCTATCAAAAGGCGCAGTAAGCGCAAACGAAATTTACGAGCAATTGCAAAAGATCTACGAC
- a CDS encoding 4-oxalocrotonate tautomerase family protein, translating to MPYINVKITKERGGLSREQKARLVKNLTDALVAVLGRGEKTTVVTIDEISTDDYAIGGRLVSEIRKRQS from the coding sequence ATGCCCTACATAAACGTCAAAATCACCAAAGAACGTGGCGGCTTAAGTCGCGAACAAAAAGCAAGGCTCGTCAAGAACCTCACCGACGCCCTCGTAGCCGTGCTAGGCAGGGGCGAGAAAACCACGGTCGTGACGATAGATGAAATATCCACTGACGACTACGCGATCGGCGGACGACTAGTAAGCGAAATCAGAAAGCGGCAGAGCTAA